One stretch of Procambarus clarkii isolate CNS0578487 chromosome 35, FALCON_Pclarkii_2.0, whole genome shotgun sequence DNA includes these proteins:
- the LOC123748892 gene encoding uncharacterized protein — MTLGVKKYTLFNQKFQHTKLESAWRLLALKYITACSRGARFTRGEVHTGRGSHGARFTRGEVHTGRGSHGARLTRGEVHTGRGSHGARFTRDEAHTGRGSHGARFTRGEAHTGRGSHGARLTRGEVHTGRGSHGARLTRDEAHTGRGSHGTRLTRGEVHTGRGSHGARLTRGEVHTGRGSHGTRLTRGEAHTGRGSHGARLTRGEVHTGRGSHGARFTRGEVHTGRGSHGARLTRGEVHTGRGSHGARFTRGKAHTGRGSHGARLTRGEVHTGRGSHGARFTRGEAHTGRGSHGARFTRGEVHTGRGSHGARFTRGEAHTGRGSHGARLTRGEAHTGRGSHGARFTRGEVHTGRGSHGARLTRGEVHTGRGSHGARFTRGEAHTGRGSHGARLTRGEVHTGRGSHGARFTRGEAHMMVMVG, encoded by the exons ATGACTCTGGGAGT GAAGAAATATACGCTTTTCAATCAGAAGTTTCAGCACACTAAGCTGGAGTCTGCATGGCGTCTGCTGGCTCTTAAGTACATCACCGCTTGCTCCCGTGGGGCGAGGTTCACACGGGGCGAGGTTCACACGGGGCGAGGTTCACACGGGGCGAGGTTCACACGGGGCGAGGTTCACACGGGGCGAGGTTCACACGGGGCGAGGCTCACACGGGGCGAGGTTCACACGGGGCGAGGCTCACACGGGGCGAGGTTCACACGGGACGAGGCTCACACGGGGCGAGGCTCACACGGGGCGAGGTTCACACGGGGCGAGGCTCACACGGGGCGAGGTTCACACGGGGCGAGGCTCACACGGGGCGAGGTTCACACGGGGCGAGGTTCACACGGGGCAAGGCTCACACGGGACGAGGCTCACACGGGGCGAGGTTCACACGGGACGAGGCTCACACGGGGCGAGGTTCACACGGGGCGAGGCTCACACGGGGCGAGGCTCACACGGGGCGAGGTTCACACGGGGCGAGGCTCACACGGGACGAGGCTCACACGGGGCGAGGCTCACACGGGGCGAGGTTCACACGGGGCGAGGCTCACACGGGGCGAGGTTCACACGGGGCGAGGCTCACACGGGGCGAGGTTCACACGGGGCGAGGTTCACACGGGGCGAGGTTCACACGGGGCGAGGCTCACACGGGGCGAGGTTCACACGGGGCGAGGCTCACACGGGGCGAGGTTCACACGGGGCAAGGCTCACACGGGACGAGGCTCACACGGGGCGAGGCTCACACGGGGCGAGGTTCACACGGGGCGAGGCTCACACGGGGCGAGGTTCACACGGGGCGAGGCTCACACGGGGCGAGGTTCACACGGGGCGAGGTTCACACGGGGCGAGGTTCACACGGGGCGAGGCTCACACGGGGCGAGGTTCACACGGGGCGAGGCTCACACGGGGCGAGGTTCACACGGGGCGAGGCTCACACGGGGCGAGGCTCACACGGGGCGAGGCTCACACGGGGCGAGGTTCACACGGGGCGAGGTTCACACGGGGCGAGGTTCACACGGGGCGAGGCTCACACGGGGCGAGGTTCACACGGGGCGAGGTTCACACGGGGCGAGGTTCACACGGGGCGAGGCTCACACGGGGCGAGGCTCACACGGGGCGAGGCTCACACGGGGCGAGGTTCACACGGGGCGAGGTTCACACGGGGCGAGGTTCACACGGGGCGAGGCTCACATGATGGTAATGGTCGGTTAG